The Cellulosilyticum sp. I15G10I2 genome has a segment encoding these proteins:
- a CDS encoding sn-glycerol-1-phosphate dehydrogenase, whose amino-acid sequence MLDLEHMKITDFIKQLFTCECGQQHSVDMDSIKISSGAINELPDVIESLGYKKVFIVADGNTFKAAGGKVIDCLTQKGIPYVSYILSGETIVPDEKALGGLMMAFDRSCDLIIAVGSGTINDICRFFSSAIGLKYFMVATAPSMDGFVSGVAAMITNNLKTTYNAQVAQAFIGDLDILADAPMDTIVAGVGDILGKYTCLCDWKLSSLINNEYYCKTIVEMVILAVKRVVASKDKLLARDKKAIEGLTEALLLSGIAMSYAGNSRPASGCEHHLSHFWEMRFLFEGKKAVLHGTKVGIGTIAALKVYEYIKSLEMDFEKINEVWKPLSEETWKEEMKQKFKIAADEIILLEEKTKKNDKGKRDARIAVIEKRWPEIYEAINELPSAKEVEKLIADLKGATYPAQVGIDPDIVEESILYAKEIRDRYTVLQLLWDLGVQNAAAKQVTEDICSTC is encoded by the coding sequence ATGTTAGATCTAGAGCATATGAAAATAACAGATTTTATCAAGCAGCTTTTTACGTGTGAATGCGGCCAGCAGCATAGCGTAGATATGGATAGCATAAAAATAAGTTCAGGGGCTATCAATGAGCTTCCGGATGTTATTGAAAGCTTAGGGTATAAGAAAGTATTTATTGTTGCAGATGGGAATACCTTTAAAGCAGCAGGTGGTAAAGTTATTGATTGTCTTACACAAAAGGGGATTCCATATGTAAGCTATATACTAAGCGGAGAGACAATCGTTCCGGATGAAAAAGCCTTGGGGGGGCTCATGATGGCTTTTGATAGAAGCTGTGATTTAATCATTGCAGTAGGCAGCGGTACAATTAATGATATCTGTCGGTTCTTTAGCTCTGCTATAGGACTTAAATATTTTATGGTAGCAACAGCACCGTCTATGGATGGTTTTGTATCAGGCGTTGCAGCCATGATTACTAATAACTTAAAAACAACTTATAATGCTCAGGTGGCACAGGCATTTATCGGAGACCTAGATATACTGGCGGATGCGCCGATGGATACGATTGTTGCAGGTGTTGGAGATATTTTAGGAAAATACACATGTCTTTGTGATTGGAAGCTGTCATCACTTATTAATAATGAGTATTACTGCAAGACGATTGTGGAGATGGTCATATTAGCAGTAAAACGTGTTGTTGCGAGTAAAGATAAACTTTTAGCAAGAGATAAAAAAGCAATCGAAGGATTAACAGAGGCACTGCTCCTTTCAGGTATTGCGATGAGCTATGCGGGTAACTCAAGGCCTGCCTCGGGCTGTGAACACCATCTTTCTCATTTTTGGGAAATGCGTTTTCTTTTTGAAGGGAAAAAAGCAGTGCTCCATGGTACAAAAGTAGGCATTGGTACGATTGCAGCTTTGAAGGTTTATGAATACATCAAGTCTTTAGAAATGGATTTTGAAAAGATTAATGAAGTATGGAAACCACTTTCAGAAGAGACCTGGAAAGAAGAAATGAAGCAGAAATTTAAGATTGCGGCAGATGAGATTATTTTGCTTGAAGAAAAAACTAAAAAGAATGATAAGGGAAAAAGAGATGCGAGGATTGCGGTAATTGAGAAACGCTGGCCAGAGATTTATGAAGCCATTAATGAACTGCCATCAGCCAAGGAAGTAGAAAAGCTTATAGCCGATCTAAAAGGAGCAACTTATCCAGCTCAGGTAGGGATAGACCCAGATATAGTAGAAGAGAGTATTCTATACGCAAAAGAAATACGTGATCGTTATACGGTACTGCAGCTGCTATGGGACTTAGGGGTTCAAAATGCTGCGGCTAAGCAGGTAACAGAAGATATTTGCAGTACTTGTTAA
- a CDS encoding MATE family efflux transporter, with translation MKNQTCLREFAGYCILNILGMIGLSCYILTDTFFISKGLGANGLTALNLAIPVYSIIHGSGLMLGIGGATKYSILKGQKSSKDFSRLFSNTIYFAALLTTVFMLIGILVSEEVTTLLGADTEVFTMTNTYLKVILLFAPAFMMNDILICFVRNDGNPKLSMFAMLGGSFSNIVLDYIFIFPLQMGILGAVLATGFAPLISMLILSRHWLKKKNNFHLKKSKLHFATLLTILSLGFPSLITETSSGIVMIVFNTIILKLQGNVGVAAYGVIANLSLVVIAIYTGIAQGMQPLISRAYGHNATANIKQVLRYAITTMLAVSWVIYLTVFLLANPIAGLFNSQNNMKLQEISTSGLKIYFTSVSFVGFNIVISMFFTSIDKALPSHLISLLRGLIIIVPMAFLLSTLAGIIGVWLAFPVTEGLVTVLGLILYGKFALPKASTLSQEKISII, from the coding sequence ATGAAAAATCAGACTTGTTTAAGAGAATTTGCGGGATATTGCATACTAAATATTTTAGGTATGATTGGTTTATCCTGCTATATACTTACGGATACTTTTTTTATTTCAAAAGGATTAGGCGCAAATGGTTTAACTGCACTGAATTTAGCAATTCCTGTATATAGCATTATTCATGGGAGCGGCTTAATGCTCGGAATAGGCGGTGCAACAAAATATTCCATTTTAAAAGGACAAAAATCATCCAAAGATTTCAGTAGGTTGTTTTCAAATACAATATATTTTGCAGCCCTATTGACAACTGTGTTTATGCTGATTGGTATTTTGGTTTCAGAAGAAGTTACCACTCTTTTGGGAGCTGATACCGAAGTTTTTACCATGACAAACACCTATCTGAAAGTTATCCTTCTGTTTGCTCCGGCTTTCATGATGAATGATATTCTGATTTGCTTTGTAAGAAATGACGGCAACCCCAAATTATCTATGTTCGCAATGCTGGGCGGAAGCTTTTCCAATATAGTTCTTGACTACATCTTTATATTTCCGTTACAAATGGGAATATTGGGTGCTGTATTAGCAACAGGATTTGCACCTTTAATCAGTATGTTGATCCTTTCAAGGCATTGGTTAAAAAAGAAGAATAATTTTCATTTAAAAAAATCGAAACTGCATTTTGCAACGCTACTCACCATTCTTTCATTAGGTTTCCCGTCCCTTATTACAGAAACATCTTCAGGAATTGTAATGATTGTTTTTAATACAATTATCCTGAAACTTCAGGGAAATGTCGGTGTTGCTGCTTATGGTGTCATTGCAAACCTGTCACTTGTGGTCATAGCAATTTATACCGGCATCGCACAGGGAATGCAGCCCCTAATCAGCAGAGCCTATGGGCATAATGCTACAGCAAACATAAAACAGGTATTGCGTTATGCAATTACAACAATGCTCGCAGTTTCTTGGGTAATTTACCTTACGGTCTTTTTGCTTGCCAATCCGATAGCAGGCCTATTTAACAGTCAAAACAACATGAAATTACAAGAAATCTCTACATCTGGATTAAAAATATATTTTACATCCGTTTCATTCGTAGGATTTAATATTGTAATTTCCATGTTTTTCACCTCCATAGATAAAGCCCTGCCCTCACATTTAATTTCCCTGCTGAGAGGTTTAATTATTATTGTTCCTATGGCATTTCTCTTGTCTACATTAGCTGGGATAATCGGCGTATGGCTGGCATTTCCAGTTACAGAGGGACTGGTTACAGTATTGGGTTTAATACTTTATGGCAAATTCGCATTGCCCAAAGCTTCTACTCTATCACAAGAAAAGATAAGTATAATATAA
- a CDS encoding NADH:flavin oxidoreductase, translating into MSKLFAPQKIKHLEIKNRIVLPPMVCFTFAGENNFVSEKNIKHYESLAKGGSGLIIVEATCVNQNGRLSEGQLGIWDDKYIEGLSKLAEVCHENGTKVVLQIHHAGIKTPKSVNGDTISSSDFNEGTLSARAMTMDELRAIQEDFVNAALRAERAGFDGVELHGAHGYLMTQFFSAKINKRIDAYGGSLENRLRFTMEITECIRKKVNENFIIGIRMGCNESDLKTSIDIAKRFEAIGIDYLHVSTGFDNTPITEEVPEDFPGNWIVYGAAKIKEEVNIPVIAVNAIKTQEQAQALIAHNLVDFVAIGRAQLADYNFVNHIKEGSAVVECLGCKPCRWFKNGAYCPRHV; encoded by the coding sequence ATGAGTAAACTTTTTGCACCACAAAAAATCAAACACTTAGAAATAAAAAACAGAATTGTATTGCCACCAATGGTTTGTTTTACCTTTGCAGGAGAAAATAACTTTGTATCAGAAAAAAATATTAAGCATTATGAGTCACTTGCAAAGGGTGGTTCGGGCTTAATCATTGTAGAAGCGACGTGTGTAAACCAAAATGGCAGGCTCTCGGAGGGGCAGCTTGGTATTTGGGATGATAAGTATATAGAAGGCCTAAGTAAGCTCGCAGAGGTTTGTCATGAGAATGGGACTAAGGTTGTTTTACAGATTCATCATGCGGGGATTAAAACGCCCAAATCTGTAAATGGAGATACAATAAGTTCTTCGGATTTTAATGAGGGGACATTATCAGCAAGAGCCATGACTATGGATGAGCTCCGGGCGATACAAGAGGATTTTGTTAATGCGGCACTTAGAGCAGAGCGAGCTGGATTTGATGGGGTTGAGCTTCATGGTGCCCATGGTTATCTTATGACGCAGTTCTTTTCTGCTAAAATTAATAAGCGAATTGATGCATACGGAGGAAGTCTGGAGAATAGATTGAGGTTTACCATGGAAATTACTGAGTGTATCAGAAAAAAGGTTAATGAAAACTTTATTATTGGTATACGCATGGGCTGCAATGAGAGTGATCTAAAAACAAGTATTGATATAGCCAAAAGATTTGAAGCTATAGGGATAGACTATCTTCATGTTTCTACGGGCTTTGATAACACGCCAATTACTGAAGAAGTTCCAGAAGATTTCCCAGGGAATTGGATTGTCTATGGGGCAGCTAAAATAAAAGAAGAAGTAAATATTCCAGTTATTGCGGTTAATGCCATTAAGACGCAGGAACAAGCACAAGCGCTTATTGCACATAATCTAGTGGACTTTGTTGCAATAGGCAGGGCACAGCTTGCTGATTATAATTTTGTAAATCATATAAAAGAAGGCAGTGCTGTTGTAGAATGTTTAGGATGTAAGCCGTGTAGGTGGTTTAAGAATGGTGCTTATTGTCCAAGACACGTATAG
- a CDS encoding DeoR/GlpR family DNA-binding transcription regulator, producing MLNIERMEYILEELKSRKTVYVAQLSKKYYVSPSTIRRDLSILEEEGIIRRTYGGAVLIEQQSTEIPYLLRQNENQQGKDILGLLASELVKDDMYIFLDHTSTIASMTKFLGEKKNLKILTTSAQIAINCLDTLPAQVYCTGGWISPISRGFTGESARSRIAGFYPDYLFFSVRSVSLEQGATDVNEEDVYLKQEMLKSCKKSVLLCDIGKLGKLSYRKVCNLSELDYIVINQKPNDEWLEALSNLDVKLIYPHKE from the coding sequence ATGCTGAATATTGAACGGATGGAATATATTTTAGAAGAACTTAAAAGCAGGAAGACAGTTTATGTGGCACAGCTTTCAAAAAAGTATTATGTGAGCCCTTCTACAATCAGGCGGGATTTAAGTATATTAGAAGAAGAGGGGATTATAAGGCGTACCTACGGAGGGGCTGTACTTATTGAACAGCAAAGTACGGAGATACCGTACCTTTTAAGACAAAATGAGAATCAACAGGGCAAAGATATATTAGGATTACTGGCATCGGAGCTCGTTAAAGATGATATGTATATCTTCTTAGATCACACCAGTACGATTGCAAGTATGACGAAATTTCTTGGTGAAAAAAAGAACCTTAAAATACTTACAACCAGTGCACAGATTGCAATTAATTGTTTAGATACCTTACCCGCACAGGTCTACTGCACAGGGGGGTGGATCAGCCCCATATCAAGAGGGTTTACTGGTGAGTCTGCAAGAAGCAGGATTGCTGGTTTTTACCCAGACTACTTATTCTTTTCGGTGCGCTCTGTTTCTCTCGAACAAGGAGCCACAGATGTAAATGAAGAAGATGTTTATTTAAAACAGGAGATGCTAAAAAGCTGTAAGAAGTCTGTGTTGTTATGTGATATTGGTAAATTGGGTAAGCTATCTTATCGCAAGGTATGTAACCTAAGTGAGCTGGATTATATAGTTATTAATCAAAAACCTAATGATGAGTGGCTGGAAGCACTGTCAAATTTGGATGTGAAATTAATATACCCTCATAAGGAATAG
- a CDS encoding Ldh family oxidoreductase, producing MSEKTNVVGWEMITQFVIDAFKGYGIPEEDAKICADVLLESDKRGIESHGVNRFKPIYLDRIKAGIQNPVTRFEVVKETATTAVVDGHDGMGQVVGYKAMNMAIEKAKKFGMGMVVARNSTHYGIAGYYATMAAQAGCIGITGTNARPSIAPTFGVENMLGTNPLTFGMPTDEAFPFVLDCATSITQRGRIEYYARVNKETPAGMVIGRDGTALTDSDQILIDLNTGKAALAPLGGIGEELAGYKGYGYATVVEILSAALQQGNFLRALSGIGEQGEKVPFHLGHFFMAIDTEAFMGLEAFKKTCGDILRELRGSTKAPGEEHIYTAGEKEYLIWQERKDSGVPINAAVQKEFMSIRDELGLAHYRFPFE from the coding sequence ATGTCAGAAAAAACAAATGTTGTTGGATGGGAAATGATTACGCAGTTTGTAATTGATGCTTTTAAGGGCTATGGTATTCCAGAAGAAGATGCAAAAATATGTGCAGATGTTTTACTTGAATCAGACAAAAGAGGCATTGAGTCACACGGTGTTAATAGATTTAAACCCATCTACTTGGATCGTATTAAGGCAGGAATTCAAAATCCTGTTACACGATTTGAAGTGGTTAAAGAGACGGCCACAACAGCAGTTGTAGACGGGCATGACGGCATGGGTCAGGTAGTAGGCTATAAAGCTATGAATATGGCAATAGAAAAAGCAAAAAAATTTGGCATGGGTATGGTCGTTGCACGAAACTCTACACATTACGGCATAGCAGGCTATTATGCAACGATGGCAGCACAAGCTGGCTGCATTGGTATTACAGGGACCAATGCCAGACCGTCTATTGCACCGACCTTCGGAGTTGAAAATATGCTAGGCACCAATCCGCTTACCTTTGGTATGCCTACTGATGAGGCGTTTCCTTTTGTGCTTGATTGTGCCACTTCTATTACACAAAGAGGACGTATTGAGTATTATGCCCGAGTGAATAAAGAGACGCCAGCAGGGATGGTGATTGGCCGGGATGGCACAGCACTTACAGATTCTGATCAGATATTAATAGACTTAAATACTGGAAAAGCTGCTTTAGCGCCTCTTGGAGGAATTGGTGAAGAGCTTGCCGGCTATAAGGGGTATGGGTATGCAACCGTTGTGGAGATTCTCTCAGCAGCACTGCAGCAGGGGAATTTTCTCCGTGCTTTATCAGGGATTGGGGAACAAGGCGAAAAAGTACCTTTCCATTTGGGTCACTTTTTTATGGCCATTGATACCGAAGCTTTTATGGGGCTTGAGGCATTTAAAAAAACTTGTGGGGACATCTTGCGTGAGCTAAGAGGATCAACGAAAGCGCCAGGAGAAGAACATATTTATACAGCAGGCGAAAAAGAGTATCTTATATGGCAGGAGAGAAAAGACAGTGGGGTGCCTATTAATGCTGCAGTTCAAAAAGAATTTATGAGTATCCGAGATGAACTGGGCTTAGCACATTATAGATTCCCATTTGAATAA
- a CDS encoding GH1 family beta-glucosidase — protein MSFPQDFIWGAATASYQIEGAAYEDGKGLSVWDVFCKEPGRVFQGHSGDVACDHYHRMKEDVKLMADMGLKAYRFSISWPRVIPNGVGEVNEKGLQFYSDLVDELIKYNITPYATLFHWDYPYELQKRGGWLNPDSPKWFEAYTKVVADKLGDRLKNYFTFNEPQCFIGISMVQTIHAPGIKYPTKDALQMAHNVLLAHGRAVKVLRETIKDCKIGYAPTGSSFYPATEKPEDIEAARQANFNVEIDNWAFGIGWWSDPVMLGTYPKEAVEKFGELMPEIGPQDMTLISQPLDFYGQNIYHSIPAASDGAGGFKKLDPPAGHPRTAIGWPITPESFYWLLKFLYERYKTPIVITENGMSAHDTISLDGKVHDPNRIDYLNRYLLELKKAIDDGIDVKGYFQWSLMDNFEWANGYNDRFGLVYVNFQTQERILKDSALWYKEVIRTNGQSL, from the coding sequence ATGAGTTTTCCGCAGGATTTTATATGGGGGGCAGCAACTGCTTCTTATCAGATTGAAGGAGCGGCTTATGAGGATGGTAAAGGACTGTCTGTGTGGGACGTTTTTTGTAAAGAACCTGGAAGGGTTTTTCAGGGGCATTCGGGAGATGTGGCATGTGATCATTATCACAGAATGAAGGAAGATGTAAAATTGATGGCAGATATGGGTCTTAAGGCCTATAGGTTTTCAATTTCATGGCCTAGAGTAATACCAAATGGCGTAGGTGAAGTCAATGAAAAGGGTCTGCAGTTTTATTCTGACTTAGTAGATGAACTTATAAAGTATAATATTACGCCTTATGCAACTTTATTTCACTGGGACTATCCTTATGAACTTCAAAAAAGAGGCGGGTGGCTTAATCCGGACAGCCCAAAATGGTTTGAAGCCTATACAAAGGTAGTAGCAGATAAACTTGGCGACAGACTCAAAAATTACTTTACATTCAATGAACCTCAATGCTTTATTGGTATTTCAATGGTACAAACTATACATGCTCCAGGTATTAAGTATCCAACAAAGGATGCTTTGCAGATGGCGCATAATGTTTTACTGGCTCATGGAAGAGCCGTTAAGGTATTAAGAGAAACAATCAAAGATTGTAAGATTGGGTATGCACCAACAGGAAGCAGTTTTTATCCTGCTACCGAAAAACCAGAAGATATAGAAGCTGCACGTCAGGCTAACTTTAATGTAGAGATTGATAACTGGGCATTTGGTATAGGGTGGTGGAGTGATCCTGTGATGCTTGGGACTTATCCTAAAGAAGCGGTAGAAAAGTTCGGAGAGTTGATGCCAGAAATTGGCCCTCAGGATATGACGCTCATCAGCCAGCCACTTGATTTTTATGGCCAGAATATTTACCATTCGATACCGGCGGCTTCTGATGGCGCAGGTGGTTTTAAGAAACTAGACCCGCCTGCAGGACATCCGAGAACAGCTATAGGTTGGCCCATAACACCAGAGAGCTTTTATTGGCTGCTAAAGTTTTTATATGAACGTTACAAAACCCCTATTGTTATTACAGAAAACGGCATGTCAGCTCATGATACTATTTCGCTAGATGGTAAAGTACATGATCCAAATAGAATAGATTATTTAAACCGCTATTTATTGGAACTTAAAAAGGCTATTGACGATGGAATAGACGTAAAAGGCTACTTCCAGTGGAGCTTGATGGACAATTTTGAATGGGCAAATGGTTATAATGACCGCTTTGGCCTTGTCTATGTTAACTTTCAAACTCAGGAAAGAATTTTAAAAGACAGCGCCTTATGGTATAAAGAAGTTATAAGAACCAACGGGCAAAGCTTATGA
- a CDS encoding HAD-IIA family hydrolase, with protein sequence MDNKKKKLLEKVRLFVLDMDGTFYLGNRIFPWSLEFLNRIEQSGREYIFFTNNSSRTSDDYIIKLEKMNCYIEEKQILTSGDVTIKYLQMHYPEQKVYLVGTPTVTESFRNAGIHLTEEMPDIVVVSFDITLTYEKLVKACHYIRNGALFMATHLDNNAPTEEGFIPDCGSFCAAITQSTGIKPKYLGKPFKETVEMITAVTGYRPEEMAFVGDRLYTDVATGVNNGATGILVLSGEAALEDIEHSDVKPDAVYTNIGEIGKDLV encoded by the coding sequence ATGGATAATAAGAAAAAAAAGCTTTTAGAAAAAGTTAGGTTGTTTGTACTGGATATGGATGGTACTTTTTATTTGGGAAATCGTATTTTCCCATGGTCTTTGGAGTTCTTAAATCGAATAGAGCAATCGGGCCGCGAATATATCTTTTTTACAAACAACTCATCGAGGACATCCGACGACTATATTATTAAATTAGAAAAAATGAATTGTTATATTGAGGAAAAGCAGATTTTAACTTCTGGGGACGTTACGATTAAATATCTGCAGATGCACTATCCGGAACAAAAAGTTTATCTTGTTGGTACCCCTACCGTAACAGAGAGTTTTAGGAATGCAGGCATTCATTTAACAGAAGAGATGCCGGACATTGTGGTGGTATCATTTGATATCACGCTTACTTATGAAAAACTGGTAAAAGCATGTCACTATATAAGAAATGGAGCTCTGTTTATGGCAACGCATCTCGATAATAATGCGCCTACTGAAGAGGGCTTCATACCAGACTGTGGATCTTTTTGTGCAGCTATTACACAATCTACAGGAATTAAGCCTAAATATCTTGGAAAGCCTTTCAAAGAAACAGTTGAAATGATAACAGCAGTTACAGGTTATAGGCCGGAGGAAATGGCGTTTGTAGGAGACCGGTTATATACTGATGTTGCTACAGGGGTAAACAATGGGGCAACAGGTATTTTAGTACTAAGCGGTGAGGCTGCTTTAGAAGACATAGAACATTCTGATGTAAAACCCGATGCAGTGTATACCAATATTGGGGAGATCGGAAAAGATCTGGTCTAG